The Halalkalicoccus sp. CGA53 genome window below encodes:
- a CDS encoding DUF429 domain-containing protein: protein MEQELIDSRDTVYGIDFSGAKNAGSKIYITEASRSGSGFTIDSVESAADRFDTPQREEILESLLSLITCYRSKTAIFGFDFPFSLPKSAHVDPEDREWAEFIAEFRTEFSKATTPEEFRGLCTDRLEGLDDSDPEKRRETDICTAAQSPLGPQIKHQVYYGIKDLLHPLVDDRSARVLPMQKPALNVPWIVETYPAATLGSLRTYRHGYKNHHKNGKSRRKKILDRLKADGLDFDAAHREQAEKNDDALDSLVCAFAVIRALAEKEPLDDEVGIEGKIIV, encoded by the coding sequence ATGGAACAAGAATTGATCGATTCTCGTGATACCGTATACGGGATCGATTTCAGCGGTGCGAAAAACGCTGGATCGAAGATCTACATTACCGAAGCAAGTCGCTCCGGATCCGGGTTTACTATCGATTCAGTCGAGTCCGCCGCTGACCGGTTTGATACACCACAGCGTGAAGAGATACTCGAGAGTTTGCTCTCGCTCATCACGTGTTACCGATCGAAAACGGCTATTTTCGGGTTCGATTTTCCGTTTAGCTTGCCGAAATCCGCCCACGTTGATCCCGAGGATAGGGAGTGGGCTGAGTTCATCGCCGAATTTCGTACTGAGTTCTCCAAAGCAACCACGCCTGAAGAATTCAGAGGACTTTGCACCGACCGTCTCGAGGGCTTGGATGATTCAGATCCCGAGAAACGACGAGAGACGGATATCTGTACTGCAGCTCAATCACCGCTTGGGCCTCAGATCAAACACCAGGTGTACTACGGAATCAAGGACCTGCTCCACCCGTTGGTCGACGATCGGTCGGCGAGAGTGCTCCCGATGCAGAAGCCTGCGTTGAACGTCCCCTGGATTGTTGAAACGTATCCAGCAGCCACTCTCGGAAGTCTTCGAACCTATCGACATGGATACAAAAATCATCATAAAAATGGGAAATCTCGCCGGAAGAAGATCCTTGATCGTTTAAAGGCTGATGGCCTCGATTTCGATGCTGCTCATCGTGAACAAGCAGAGAAAAACGATGATGCACTCGATAGCCTCGTCTGTGCGTTTGCTGTAATCAGGGCTCTCGCGGAAAAAGAGCCATTAGACGATGAGGTGGGAATCGAGGGGAAAATAATCGTCTGA
- a CDS encoding HEAT repeat domain-containing protein codes for MSISDPDSVDLEALYSVFQKPPVHVEEHADAIVALMNVTRAGEPGERFVDEAIKALERPALNDALSLRCLRQLATVHPDEVAQHWDLISDRISTESGPVTQAASGCCVELVDVIPAQILESIPTLSVLVEEGSDTTRINTMYVLSQIAHTYPHEIKPIVPQLFNKIGDRTAPEQVNALSALGAVTSEFPSAAVSVVDEVALVSVQGGPKARGNGLALLADIAKEHPDTVLEHSSVAISGLEEDDEFIHSNAAAVIIELAQCDSEAVEQAEQPLCELLSVSSPEARRNACRALGHLESTAALESLKTIVDTDPDPEVRQCAAWAIERCSP; via the coding sequence ATGTCGATCAGCGATCCGGATAGCGTTGACCTCGAGGCGTTGTATTCTGTCTTTCAAAAGCCTCCAGTTCACGTCGAAGAGCACGCTGATGCCATTGTAGCACTGATGAACGTGACGAGGGCTGGTGAGCCTGGAGAGCGATTTGTCGATGAGGCGATTAAGGCTCTCGAGCGACCAGCGCTCAACGACGCTCTCTCGCTTCGATGTCTACGTCAGTTAGCTACCGTTCATCCCGACGAAGTTGCACAGCATTGGGATTTGATCTCGGATCGTATTTCGACCGAGTCTGGGCCAGTTACCCAAGCAGCAAGCGGGTGTTGTGTAGAACTCGTTGACGTCATACCTGCCCAAATACTCGAGAGCATTCCGACATTGAGCGTTCTCGTAGAGGAGGGATCGGACACGACGCGAATCAATACGATGTATGTCCTCTCACAGATCGCTCATACGTATCCCCATGAAATCAAACCGATCGTCCCACAGCTATTCAACAAAATTGGGGACCGAACGGCTCCAGAACAGGTGAATGCACTCTCTGCACTCGGAGCGGTCACGTCCGAATTCCCCTCCGCTGCTGTCTCTGTCGTCGATGAGGTGGCCCTGGTTAGTGTTCAGGGAGGACCGAAGGCCCGGGGCAATGGGCTTGCCCTTCTTGCGGACATAGCGAAAGAACACCCTGATACCGTCCTCGAGCATTCCTCGGTCGCGATATCGGGGCTTGAGGAGGACGATGAATTCATTCACTCGAATGCCGCAGCCGTGATTATTGAGTTAGCCCAGTGTGATAGCGAAGCTGTTGAACAAGCAGAACAACCCCTCTGTGAGCTTCTTAGTGTCTCGTCACCTGAAGCCCGAAGAAACGCCTGTCGAGCGTTGGGACATCTCGAATCGACCGCTGCTTTGGAATCACTCAAAACCATTGTGGATACTGATCCCGACCCGGAAGTTCGCCAGTGCGCTGCCTGGGCGATCGAGCGGTGTTCGCCATAG
- a CDS encoding competence protein CoiA family protein: protein MKMKSIVADFLKLEFPVPIANDGLYIDTKRVGDRRPDVLVIFEEPMFPYGRGIAVECQYRNEAKDRQAVEQEYLDHEISTLWLEEAAFDLEEYSVDLQEADFINVWPKAVEHSEQIDVLAELRESVKQSDGVIRGVPATVHLEWGDGSLLRAAWERGRRLWKRQKKREERRERKRNERERKRHEDTERAEKEREREQERRRLKRRIVTEVRTPNPPVQIIFQRMVDGEVCDEDAHKFVDLREPAFWRECNRCGLADVTLSDLGQNVETPAERQQKTDNTARDTPDRSELSSE from the coding sequence ATGAAAATGAAGAGTATCGTAGCTGATTTTCTCAAGCTGGAATTCCCCGTCCCGATCGCCAATGACGGGCTCTATATCGATACAAAACGGGTCGGTGATCGACGCCCCGACGTTTTGGTGATCTTTGAAGAACCGATGTTTCCCTACGGTCGAGGGATAGCTGTTGAGTGTCAGTATCGTAACGAGGCCAAGGATCGCCAAGCGGTCGAACAGGAGTATCTCGATCACGAAATTTCAACGCTTTGGCTCGAAGAAGCGGCATTCGATTTAGAAGAGTATTCCGTTGATCTCCAAGAAGCTGACTTTATTAACGTTTGGCCAAAGGCCGTCGAACACTCGGAGCAAATCGACGTTCTCGCAGAGTTGAGAGAATCGGTCAAGCAGTCTGATGGCGTGATCCGGGGGGTCCCTGCAACGGTGCACCTCGAGTGGGGCGACGGCTCCTTACTCCGGGCGGCGTGGGAACGAGGTCGACGCTTGTGGAAGCGGCAGAAGAAGCGAGAGGAGCGGCGGGAACGGAAACGAAATGAGCGTGAGCGGAAACGGCACGAAGACACCGAGAGAGCTGAAAAGGAGCGTGAGCGAGAGCAAGAGCGACGGCGTTTGAAACGTCGTATAGTGACCGAAGTCCGGACGCCAAATCCACCGGTGCAAATAATCTTCCAGCGGATGGTGGATGGCGAGGTATGCGATGAAGACGCTCACAAGTTCGTCGATCTCCGTGAACCCGCATTCTGGAGGGAGTGTAATCGATGTGGACTCGCCGATGTGACACTTAGCGATCTGGGTCAGAACGTCGAGACGCCGGCTGAACGCCAACAGAAAACCGACAACACCGCACGAGACACACCGGATCGCTCCGAGTTGAGCTCCGAATGA